TACTGAACCTGGCTGAAAGACTGGGAGAGGCTAAACCACGAGGAATCACCAAGGCAGACATTGAACAGCTTCCATCCTACAGGTCAACCTCGACAACCATCAATCTGAACAAACGCTGTAAGataatcttctgttctcttcttCCACTCACCCGTCTATCTGTCTGGCTGGTTaatagggctgggcggtataccgtattttacatataccggtattgatgcacggatcGCGTTTGGGTTTTTACTTCACCTTCTACAACGGTATttatttggtttgttaaatgtgatacgcaacTCCGGCACGTGTAATGTCCGTTTTTATATTTCCCTCTCCTGCTACATGCCCCCTCTCACACCAAGCACTGCCCCCTCTCACGCTACGCCCTGCCCCATATCACACGCGCCCTGCCCCATATCACACCGCGCCCTGCCCCCTCTCACACCGCCGCCCTGCCCCTCTCACACCGCGCCCCTGCCCCTCTCACACCGCGCCCTGCCCCCCTCTCACACGCCGCCCTGCGCCTTCTCACACCGTGCCCTGCCACCTCTCACACCGCGCTCTGCCCCTCTCACACCGCGCCCTGCCCCCTCTCACACCGCGCCCTGCCCCTCTCACACCGCGCCCTGCCCCCTCTCACACCGCGCCCTGCCCCTCACACACCACGCCCTGCCCCCTCTCACACTGCGCCCTGCCCCTCTCACACCGCGCCCTGCCCCCTCTCACACCACGCCCTGCCCCCTCACACCGGCCCTGCCCCCTCACACCGCGCCCTTCCCCCTCACACCACGCTCTGCCCCCTCTCACACCAAGCCCCCTCTCACACCACGCTCTGCCCCCTCTCACACCACGCCCTGCCCCCTCTCACACCGCGCCCTGCCCCCTCTCACACTGCGCCCTGCCCCCTCTCACCACGCGCCCTGCCCCTCTCACACCACGCCCTTCCCCCTCTCACACCCGCCCTGCACCCCCACACCGCGCCCTGCCCCCTCTCACACCACGCCCTGCCCCTCTCACACCACGCCTGCCCCCTCTCACACCGCGCCCTGCCCCCTCTCACACCACGCCCTGTCCCCTCTCACACCGCGCCCTGCCCCCTCTCACACGCGCCCTGCCCCCTCTCACACCGCGCCCTGCCCCCCTCTCACACCGCGGCCCTGCCCCCTCACACCCACGCCCTGCCCCCTCACACACCACGCCCTGCCCCCTCACACTGCGCCCTCTCAACCGCGCCCTTGCCCCTCTCACACCGCGCCCTGCCCCTTTCACACCGCGCCCTCCCCTCTCACACCGCGCCCTGCCCCTCTCACACCCGCCCCTGCCCCTTCTCACACCGCGCCCTGCCCCCTCACACCGCGCCCTGCCCCCTACACCGCGCCCTTCCCCCTCTCACACCGCGCTCTGCCCCCTCTCACACCGCGCCCTGCCCCCTCACACCGCGCCCTGCCCCTCACACGCGCCCTTCCCCCTCACACCGCGCTCTGCCCCTCACACCGCGCCCTTCCCCTCACACCGCGCTCTTCCCCCTCTCACACCACGCCCTGCCCCCTCTCACACCACGCCCTCCCCCTCTCACACCGCGCCCTGCCCGCTCTCACACCGCGCCCTGCCCCCTCTCACACCGCGCCCTGCCCCTCTCACACCACGCCCTGCCCCTCACACCACGCCCTGCCCCTCACACCGCGCCCTCCCCCTCTCACAACCGCGCCCTGCCCCCTCTCACACCGCGCCCTGCCCCCTCTCACACCACGCCCTGCCCCCTCTCACACCGCGCCCTGCCCCCTCTCACACCGCGCCCTGCCCCCTCTCACACCACGCCCTGCACCCTCACACCGCGCCCTCTCACACCCCGCCCTGCCCCCTCTCACACCGCGCCCTGCCCCCTCTCACACCGTGCCCTGCCCCCTCTCACACCGTGCCCTGCCCCTCTCACACCACGCTCTGCCCCCTCTCACACCGCGCCCTTTCCCCTTTCACACCCGCCCTGCCCCCTCTCACACCGCGCCCCCCCGCCCTCTCACACCGCGCCCTGCCCCCTCTACACCGCGCCCTCCCCTCTCACACCGCGCCCTGCCCCCTCACACCACGCTCTGCCCCCTCTCACACCACGCTCTGCCCCTCTCACACCACGCTCTGCCCCCTCTCACACCACGCTCTGCCCCCTCACACCAAGCCCCTCTCACACCAAGCCCTGCCCCCTCACACCAAGCCCTGCCCCCTCACACCAAGCCCTGCCCCCTCACACCAAGCCCTGCCCCCTCACACCAAGCCCTGCCCCCTCACACCACGCTCTGCCCCCTCACACCGCGCCCTGTGGGaaaaaactcattttgattggctgggcctggttcccccagtgggtgggcctataccctcccaggcccacccatggctgtgcccctgcccagtcatgtgaaatctgtagattagggcccaattWatttatttcaattgactgatttccttatatgaacattaactcaataaaatcattgaaattgttgcgttttatatttttgttcaggaaacttgctcgctagcctagcTTCCTTTTCATGGACaatgatgatgacaatgatgattattattttttttaaatatatattttttatttttttattttttgcctttacctcctttatctcacctcatttgctcacattgtatatagacttatttttctactgtattattggctgtatgtttgttttactccatgtgtaactctgtgttgttagtatgtgtcgaactgctttgctttattcttggccaagtcgcaattgtaaatgagaacttgttctcaacttgcctacctggttaaatataggtgaagTAAAAAAAGAAATTAAGCATATACAAATATCcttaatttagccattttttacttcacctatatttaaccaggtaggctagttcaaaaacataaaataatataaaatactgTGAACaatattgtgatatgatattttggttGTATCGCTcagcccatccatccatccatccatccatccatccatccatcgtaACTGTCTTGTCCTTTTAAACATGCAGTATTTCAGAACCTGATGATGCTCTGTGTGatactctgttctctcttctaggTGTGTTGTGTGCTTTAGTGACTTTGAGTGTAGGCAGCTACTGAGGGTATTACCCTGCAACCACGAGTTCCACGCTAAGTGTGTCGACAAATGGTTAAAGGTAAGCCCATTCCATCCATCGTTAACTCTACAGTGTacgtctcaaatagcaccctattccctatttatagtacactacttttaaccagggtggcaccctattccctatatagtacaactATTTTAACCagggtggcaccctattccctattatagtacactacttttaaccagggtggcaccctattccctatatagtacactacttttaaccagggtggcaccctattccctatatagtacactacttttaaccagggtggcaccctattccctaatagttcATACTGTGACCAGAGCCCAAGTGCGATGGACAGGTTAAcacttatttattattttttcgTTTTTGTCTTCCTTCTAGACCAATCGCACTGTCCAATCTGCCGGGCGAACGCGTCAGAGGTGCACCGCGAGGTGGAGTGAGTGATACCCAGGCTTTTGGATCTTTGATTGGAAAGCAGCACAAAACTAAACCCacagagtctgtctgtctgtcttagcgCCTGCCTGGGGACGCCTGCCACCTACCCTGCCTGTGtcctgcgcccccccccccccccacaactaCTCCTGCCCCACCTCAACAACAATAAGCAATCTAAGATTGTATGTTTGAAGCCCCTCCCTCGGTCGTACCTCTGCTGTGCTTCTACTGCTGCGTCTGATGAAAAAGCTTCTGCCTGCTACCAACCCATAGCCACAGAGTtgtcctgtcagtctgtctgcctgGGATAGCCATTGATCCACCTCCTCGATCTGCTCCTCTGCCTGCCCCAGTGTTGCAGATTCCAAAATGTGACCTAACATATGTTGCTATCGTCGTAGGGCTTTTACgtttacaagttttacattttttttgttgttatctTGTGGTTTTGGTTAGTTCTTTGTGACAGAGGGAAGTTGGAGTTTCCTGCATGGGAGATGgtgatgggggtgggggtggggtgttTAAGGACCTGGTGGAGCGGAGAGAGCCGTCACACGTTGTTcaatcagcaggacaataatagGAATACTTCAACACGGTTAAAACTGTAGGAGACGAGACATTCCACTGGCTTGGAGGAaagtctggctgactgactgtcatAGTACTGTAGAGACGAGACCATTCACTGGCTTGGAGGAGAAGTCTGGCTGACTGACGTCATAGTACTGTAGAGACGAGACCATTCACTGGCTTGGAGGAGAAGTCTGCTGACTGACCGTCATAGTACTGTAGGAGACGAGACCATTCCACTGGCTTGGAGGAGAATCTGCTGACTGACTGTCTAGTACTGTAGGAGACGAGACCATTCCACTGCTTGGAGGAGaagtctggctgactgactgtcatAGTACTGTAGGAGACGAGACCATTCCACTGGCTTGGAGAGAAGTCTGGCTGACTGACCGTCATAGTACTGTAGGAGACGAGACCATTCCACTGGCTTGGAGGAGaagtctggctgactgactgtcatAGTACTGTAGGAGACAGACCATTCCACTGGCTTGGAGGAGaagtctggctgactgactgtcatAGTACTGTAGGAGACGAGACCATTCCACTGGCTTGGAGGAGAAGTCTGGCTGACTGACCGTCATAGTACTGTAGGAGACGAGACCATTCCACTGGCTTGGAGGAGAAGTCTGGCTGACTGACCGTCATAGTACTGTAGGAGACGAGACCATTCCACTGGCTTGGAGGAGAAGTCTGGCTGACTGACGTCATAGTACTGTAGGAGACGAGACCATTCCACTGGCTTGGAGGGAAAGTCTGGCTGACTGACCGTCATAGTACTGTAGGAACGAGACCATTCCACTGGCTTTGAGGAGAAGTCTGGCTGACTGACGTCATAGTACTGTAGGAGACGAGACCATTCCACTGGCTTGGAGGAGaagtctggctgactgactgtcatAGTACTGTAGGGACGAGACCATTCCACTGGCTTGGAGGAGaagtctggctgactgactgtcatAGTACTGTAGGAGACGAAGACCATTCCACTGGCTTGGAGGAGaagtctggctgactgactgtcatAGTACTGTAGGAGACGAGACCATTCCACTGGCTTGGAGAGAAGTCTGGCTGACTGACCGTCATAGTACTGTAGGAGACGAGACCATTCCACTGGCTTGGAGGAGAAGTCTGGCTGACTGACCGTCATAGTACTGTAGGAGACGAGACCATTCCACTGGCTTGGAGGAGAAGTCTGGCTGACTGACGTCATAGTACTGTAGGAGACGAGACCATTCCACTGGCTGGAGGAGAAGTCTGGCTGACTGACCGTCATAGTACTGTAGAGACGAGACCATTCCACTGGCTTTGAGGAGaagtctggctgactgactgtcatAGTACTGTAGGAGACGAGACCATTCCACTGGCTTGGAGGAGaagtctggctgactgactgtcatAGTACTGTAGGAGACGAGACCATTCCACTGGCTTGAGGAGaagtctggctgactgactgtcatAGTACTGTAGGAGACGAGACCATTCCACTGGCTTGGAGGAGAAGTCTGGCTGACTGACCGTCATAGTACTGTAGGAGACGAGACCATTCACTGGCTTGGAGGAGAGTCTGGCTGACTGACCGTCATAGTACTGTAGGAGACGAGACCATTCCACTGGCTTGGAGGAGaagtctggctgactgactgtcatAGTACTGTAGGAGACAGACCATTCCACTGGCTTGGAGGAGAAGTCTGGCTGACTGACCGTCATAGTACTGTAGGAGACGAGACCATTCCACTGGCTTGAGGGAGaagtctggctgactgactgtcatAGTACTGTAGGAGACGAAGACCATTCCACTGGCTTGGAGGAGaagtctggctgactgactgtcatAGTACTGTAGGAGACGAGACCATTCCACTGGCTTGGAGGAGaagtctggctgactgactgtcatAGTACTGTAGGAGACGAGACCATTCCACTGGCTTGGAGAGaagtctggctgactgactgtcatAGTACTGTAGGGAACGAGACCATTCCACTGGCTTGGAGGAGAAGTCTGGCTGACTGACGTCATAGTACTGTAGGAGACGAGACCATTCCACTGGCTTGGAGGAGaagtctggctgactgactgtcatAGTACTGTAGGAGACGAGACCATTCCACTGGCTTGGAGGAGaagtctggctgactgactgtcatAGTACTGTAGGAGACGAGACCATTCCACTGGCTTGGAGGAGAAGTCTGGCTGACTGACCGTCATAGTACTGTAGGAGACGAGACCATTCCACTGGCTTGGAGGAGAAGTCTGGCTGGACTGACCGTCATAGTACTGTAGGAGACGAGACCATTCCACTGGCTTGGAGGAGaagtctggctgactgactgtcatAGTACTGTAGGAGACGAGACCATTCCACTGGCTTGGAGGAGaagtctggctgactgactgtcatAGTACTGTAGGAGACGAGACCATTCCACTGGCTTGGAGGAGaagtctggctgactgactgtcatAGTACTGTAGGAGACGAGACCATTCCACTGGCTTGGAGGAGaagtctggctgactgactgtcatAGTACTGTAGGAGACGAGACCATTCCACTGGCTTGGAGGAGAAGTCCTGGACTGACTACTGTCATAGTACTGTAGGAGACGAGACCATTCCACTGGCTTGGAGGAGaagtctggctgactgactgtcatAGATGCATGTTTGTGTAGGTGACTGATGGGCAAAGTGACCTGTTAATAATGTATGTTTTGCAATAATGTATTGATGATTTCAATAGTTCGTTCCCTTTTGTTTGTGTTCCCTTTTCAATCTGCTAATGCTATTGTGAAAGTGTGACTTGCTGTGGTTAAAATTAYCCTGAGGTTATGGACTCATCTGGCACTGAGAAGGATGGTCCACCACCGACCTGTTGGGGATATATCCGTTCCTCCCTGTTGTTCCACACTGTGATACACAACTGACTGGACGGAGGGATGGatgagtggaggaagaggagagattaTGCTGTGGAGTTTACTTTGTCGTTCTGGTGAAGGGTCCTCAGATTGGCCCCCGGAGAGAGGATAGAAGGGGACAAAGCACTGCCTCTCTGTGAAGTCATCTGCCCTTTCTGCACAATGACCGCATCCATCCTCCTTGCCAACCTTGGCCCTCTGGGGAAaacctgtgtgtgagagagagtctgcTAGATTCTGGGCAGCGCTGAAGGATTTGCATAGACTGTTGATTTTAAACTAGCAATATTTTAACCAAGTATCGGGCACAACAttttaaatgaagaaaaaaaacaagcaaacaaatACAAGGAATGCTGGCTCacccagagagaggggggggttctgCTGCACCTCTGCATCGGTGAGGGGGCCTTCACTACCCCAGCATCacccacactgactgactgctgctgtgGAGCTTGATTTATAAAGCAGTATGTGCAATGAGTGATGGGTTTTAACGTGGACATTTTTCTTCCTGTTTTTGGAAGAACCAGGCTTTTATCTCTTTGTTTGTGAGCCAAATATTCAATATtacatgtatatataaaaaatatatatatatactctttCAAGATTTCAGATATGCCTTCTCAAGACCTTGATAAGCACAAACCTATTATTACTTACTAAtctttaaaaagaaaagaaatcccTTTGTCATTTCCACTTGTTTTTAAGAGTATAGTTTTTAAATGGTGTTATTTATTGGTTTTTAGCTATCTTAGAGACAACGTGTTGAAGGACGAGGTCAGAGCACTAACATGGAAGTGTGTGATTTAAATGGTATGTGTTCTAATCTAAAGGCAACTTAACTTGGTCAGGTCTTGTTGTTAGGCCGTGCTAACTAATGGTGTTGTAAAAAGATGAAGTGTTTGTCTGTTGCATAGCTTCGGTGTGAAAGCTTCTCGATAATCGTCTTGTTTTTGAAGACAAAAGAATGTTATAACTCCCTGTTGTAAACATCTCTAGTGACTTGACAAGACAGACGCTCTGTCCCAGCTGAGCTGACTACTTTCACAGTGATGATCAGAACAGGAAGGGGTTCGGAGacgaagatggagggaggggggagtggtGTTGGTAGAGTGATACTGTTGGACATCTATAGGGGTGTGTCCCAAATTgtgccctatgtagtgcactacttttgagcagggcccatagggtagtgcactacttttgaccagggcccatagggactagtgcactatatatagta
The nucleotide sequence above comes from Salvelinus sp. IW2-2015 unplaced genomic scaffold, ASM291031v2 Un_scaffold2846, whole genome shotgun sequence. Encoded proteins:
- the LOC112074849 gene encoding LOW QUALITY PROTEIN: RING finger protein 44-like (The sequence of the model RefSeq protein was modified relative to this genomic sequence to represent the inferred CDS: inserted 1 base in 1 codon; deleted 1 base in 1 codon), with product MLPVPPTAVGPAISLDLNVYDVEMENYEALLNLAERLGEAKPRGITKADIEQLPSYRXNLDNHQSEQTLCVVCFSDFECRQLLRVLPCNHEFHAKCVDKWLKVNQSHCPICRANASEVHREVE